In the genome of Naumovozyma dairenensis CBS 421 chromosome 7, complete genome, the window AGTACATGGGTAGGAGCGGTTGTGCGATGGGTCTATGATTACCTTAATATCTTAGTGCTTAGAGAGTTATGCGTAGTTCCAATGAAACCAAACAGTCAATACTGTGCAATCAGGTATTTCTAAAGGATTCAGCTCTCGGGAGTTAAATACTTGAGAAATTGCTTCTCTAATTGTCGAATGTCAACCAACGATTTGAATTGCACCGCAAATGATTTTATAGAAGATGAATCatcaattatttctttgGTCAATTTATCGTTAGGATATATCTTCAGGTAAGTACTATATATTTCAGTATTCCGAGTTGTATTTTTatgaaagaatattaagaGAATTACTCATAGACTTCAGTGGCTTATTGTAATGTACTCACTATATGATTACTATTTGCTCTCACAGATGCGGACAAACTTCGCTTAATACCGCAGATTGGATGTATTTTTCGTGAGGTTGTAGAGCAGTATATTACAATATATCTTTCTAGTGCAATTAGCGTGGCCCTAAACAAAGTTCGTCACATTCATACACGATAGAGTTTTCTCCATGTTGAGctagaaaatattttacaatTCATGAACCTTCGCGTcgtttatatatatatatgatattatGAGCTTCATTCGTCCTTACCTGCTTGGTTTTGAAACTATATGTATTGTAATTTTTATCGAGCTATCTATCTGTATTGACACCTTAGACGACATATATGCATAATTTTTTAGCCCTCTCCTTTGTGCTCTAAGGCTTCAAAGAAAACcattttataaaaaatgtgAAAATAGTAATAGGTGTATATTCTACAATCTAATCTAAACCATATCTGCATATTCTGCCGTGGTATCTTGTTTAGACGTTCCAGTGTTTGTAGTATCCACGAAATTTTCTACTCTTTCGAAAGCTACAGGATATTCATTGGCCCAATACTCTGCAACTGATTCTTCATATACTTGTAAAGCTACTATTTCATATTTCCCAAGTTCAGTTCGATCAGCCAAATTCGACGCAGCAATTCGTGATGCTTGTAGTACAGCTAATTCTGGGGATGTTCCCGAAGCAATGTTGGGATCTAGTTCCTTTACGCCATCTTTAGAATCCGCGACACTTGATGAGTTCTGCGTGGTAGTTGCAATATTCTGCTGAGGGGCCATTCGAGCTTCAAGCACAAACCTTCTAAACCAGTAATAAACTTCATTACCATCGTAAAAGAAATTTGGAGTATTATAATATCCTTCTAAATAGAGGTATTTATTCATATGACGTGCGATAATATCCCAACTTTGTACTGATGCGTTCggtttattttcaataatatccaTCAAAAGCTTCATTTTATTGTGAGAATTTAACTTGTACAATTTGTGGTCCCTTTCACAGTTTACGGCAAATAGTAtaaggaagaaaagaagagaaaacaacgagaaaataaagaatgcTATCGATATATCATTACCTAGAATTCCAAAGGTAATTGTAAGAACGGCTAACAAAATAGCAAGACCTCCCCAAATCTTAGATGCAAGTTGATGCATGTGTTCACTGAATGCATAAGTAATCCAGAACGAAAACTTATCTTTAGGGAGTAAAAGAGTTCCTACAGAATCGTCAGCTAAGAAGGGTTGTTCTTGCTTCAAGCTATCTagtttcatattttttttttgggTGAACCTCGTCAAATTGCTGAAGTACTTGTACATAAAACAATACAAACTGCCTGTTGATAAATCTAATAGCCAGAGCTAACTCAACTGTCTCTGACTCTACTGCTCCACTTACTTTCCCTTTAATGCCAGGTCTATTAATGAGTTTAGttccttttatttttcatctacgtacgtacgtaatataaaatatgtTAATGTTAACTTTATTGTGGTGCACGGGCGAGCAAGTTCGAGGTTTCTTTGACAGATGactaaagaaattaagTAAGGAAAGCACTAAACTAACACATTATTCTTAAGAAGCAAACACTGACATGCAATCAATAAAGTACTTAAAGCAAGGACTAAATCTAtacttattatttttcaattttgtcCCATCTCACCCCCTAAGAACaagcaaataataataaagtagTCGGTAATGTTTTCTCAAACTTTAAAGAACGTGAGATCTTCCACGATCATTAAAAGGTTTCTAAAACAAGCAGCTACTCCGTCAACAAGAACATCGGTCTTACCAAATGGTCTAACAGTCGCCACTGAATGGATGCCCAACACTTCATCTGCTACAGTGGGTATCTTCGTGGATGCCGGTTCCAGGGCAGAGAATGAGAAAAACAACGGGACAGCACATTTCCTCGAACACTTGGCTTTCAAGGGGACCAAAAATAGGTCACAAAAGGGTATTGAGTTAGAAATTGAGAATATTGGATCTCATTTAAACGCATATACCTCTAGAGAAAATACAGTTTATTACGCgaaatcattgaaagaaGACATTCCAAAAGCTGTGGATATCTTGAGCGATATCTTAACGAGATCTGTCCTCGATCCAGAAGCCATTGAAAGAGAACGTGATGTCATTATTAGAGAAAGTGAAGAAGTGGATAAAATGTATGATGAAGTCGTGTTCGATCATCTTCATGAAGTAACATATAAGGATCAACCATTAGGTAGAACCATCTTGGGTccaatcaaaaatatacaatCTATCACTAGAGATGATTTAAGCAAATATATTACGGATAATTATAAAGGTGATAGAATGGTATTGGCCGGAGCAGGCGCTGTGGATCATGAGAAGTTAGTGGAATATGCACAAAGATGTTTTGGACACTTGGGAAAATCCACTTCACCAGTACCCTTAGGCTCTCCTAGAGGTCCATTGCCCGTGTTTAACAGAGGAGAAAgattaattgaagaaaaaactTTACCAACAACACATATTGCCATTTCATTAGAGGGTGTTTCTTGGTCAGCTCCTGATTATTTCATTGGTCTCGCAACACAAGCAATAATTGGTAATTGGGATAGAGCCCTAGGTGCCGGAACAAATTCTCCATCTCCATTGGCCGTGGCAGCTTCCAATAAGGGAATATTGGCAAATTCATATATGTCCTTTTCCACATCATATGCTGATTCTGGGTTATGGGGTATGTATTTAGTTTTGGACTCGAAAGAGCATGATGCTAAGAAAATCATagatgaaataataaaagaatgGCGTAGAATCAAATCTGGTAACATCTCAGATGTTGAAGTAAATAGAGCTAAGGCACAATTGAAAGCTGCCTTATTGTTATCCTTGGATGGGACCACAGCAATTGTTGAAGATATGGGAAGACAATTTGTCACGACAGGGAAAAGACTATCCCCTGAAGAAGTTTTCGAAAAGGTTAATCAAATTACAAAAGATGATATTGTCAAATGGGCAAATTATAGATTGCAAGATAAACCAGTCTCTATGGTAGCGTTAGGTAATATCAAGACTGTGCCAGGAATATCATacattgaagaaaaattgaataaataaaacGATCATTTATgacatatatacatattcTTGACACATTTTGACACTAGTTCGTTTCGATAACTTTCTGTATATAATTCTATAAAACTGTATTAagattaatattaaatgatatacATAGGCTTCACATAAACTGCCTGCAAACAAGCTAAACTTACTTTACATTGAgtcatattttttgatgACCACATCCATAGTAGATGAAACTATTCCAAGTCATGATCATGTTATCCGTGCGGTAACGCAAACCAAAAGTTCTTCGTGGCAATGATATTATAGTCACTTCACAATCTACTTATACAACGTTAAACAATTCGCCTTTGTATAAGAGAAATTTCGAACAGTTaggaaaaagaatattgatTAGCACAATGACGAATACGAGAATCCTCTACAGAAGACATAGAATACAACTGCTATTCTTGTACATATTAAATCACATGTATCATGGTAAACAGAGTTACAGATGTCGatcattaatgaatcatctgaagaagaagatgctGACAATGTCCCCTTATTCTTTGATAGTGAATCAGATGGCGATGGCGATGATGATGGGGAACTAAATGCAAGTGAGGATGATGCAGAATGGGAAGATGTTCCTCTAGATAGTAGTACCGTATCAGTTACAATTCCCAAGCCATCCATAACAGTAACAGCCCACGGTAAAAAGGAGAGgaaaaagaggaaaaagaaatatatacaatATCATAAGTTGAAATATGGGTTACATTTAACGATGATACCCCTTTTATTACATNNNNNNNNNNNNNNNNNNNNAATACCTTATAAAATTTGACAACACCCATTTAAAGGATTCTGAATTATACAAGAAAATCTTAGAGAGCCCAGAGAAGTTTTATGGGGGAAAGACCtaaaattatcaatggAATCGACGATATAAGAATTATGgctaaaaataaaaagacTAACAGAGATATTTTGGTTATCTTTTTCatgataattttaaaaaacaTCTTGCCAAAGGAATGTAAATTATCTTTATGCTTTGCCTTGCCAACACCTGATTATGGAATCATGGGCTCTAAATTACATTGGCAAATGAGGACTGGTACAGGTCAAGTACCTAATCGTTTCGATACAGATTTATTGAAACCCAATTTTTGGATTGAATTGGTTTTACCATATGCCACCGATGAAATATACATTATGGACCCTGTGGTACTTATTGGAGAGAAAGAAATGGTTAAGAAATATAAGAGGTCAGAACCAGTCCTAAACTTGTACCCTACTTGGAGTTTCAAAACAACAGTAAATcaagttttcaaatatgTTGTTAGTATTGATTCTGTGACAGGTCTTCTACAAGATGTCTCAGCAAGATATGTCCCGAATTTATGTTATGcttattttgataattccGTATGGTCTCCATACTTGCAATCGAAAAATTATTGTgcattcattttttttaggAAGGTCATCGATACaataaatagaaataaCAAAGTACTTCCAACAGAGCGAGACAAAACGTTTCAACATAACGTAATGCATAAAATTGCAATGAATAACTATACTCTTCCCAAAACTTTAGCAGACGTAAAAAgatcaaataatttcatcataCCTAGCCTATTGAAAAGCACAGAAGCTATTCAAGACCGAGCAAGCCCTGTTGGAACATTTCATTACGGTCAGCAAATGAAACTAAAGGAGCATATCTATTGGAGAAAAGATGTACAACAATTAAAAAGCAGACAACATTGGGCTATCCTAGGAAGATCTGTAAAATCTGATGTGAAACCTTTGAAACAGAAAAAGTATATCCCCATGAAAAATAGAAAACGACCAAAACTTGAGATGTATGAAATAAAAGAACTGTACTCTTTTGaacaaacaataaataCCCCGAAATACCCTAGCCACTATCGCGATCAAGATGGTAAATTCTCTAAAATTACTGACCCAAGATATTACAAGAACAAGTTTAAtcatattgaaatatattcgGAGGACATTAAACCGGATGGTTTCAAActcatttcattaaatgagCCAACCGATATTAAGGGGAGTATTCATAGGTTTAATAGGGTGCAGAGGAAAAACAGCAAAgacattatatattatttggatGTAGTTAGTGGGTTCGATTTTAAACAGAAAAAAGGGTCTGCTGTTCCCGTAGTTGAAAGTATATTAGTCAACGAGAATgattatgaaaaaatacaggtttttttggaaaaaagGCAAGAGTTAACTAGTCTTCAGCTATGGGATACCTTAATTAGGAAAGCTCAACTAAAAGAAACGTTGAACATAAGGTATGGTCATATTTCCCAAAAACCGTATgatgaataaattaattggCCAAGCTTATTTACTTCAAGAAGCGCTTTTGTTGCGAACGCAATCATATGGTGGCCTATTTAGACATCTGATTTC includes:
- the NDAI0G02310 gene encoding uncharacterized protein, producing MYKYFSNLTRFTQKKNMKLDSLKQEQPFLADDSVGTLLLPKDKFSFWITYAFSEHMHQLASKIWGGLAILLAVLTITFGILGNDISIAFFIFSLFSLLFFLILFAVNCERDHKLYKLNSHNKMKLLMDIIENKPNASVQSWDIIARHMNKYLYLEGYYNTPNFFYDGNEVYYWFRRFVLEARMAPQQNIATTTQNSSSVADSKDGVKELDPNIASGTSPELAVLQASRIAASNLADRTELGKYEIVALQVYEESVAEYWANEYPVAFERVENFVDTTNTGTSKQDTTAEYADMV
- the MAS1 gene encoding mitochondrial processing peptidase (similar to Saccharomyces cerevisiae MAS1 (YLR163C); ancestral locus Anc_8.376), encoding MFSQTLKNVRSSTIIKRFLKQAATPSTRTSVLPNGLTVATEWMPNTSSATVGIFVDAGSRAENEKNNGTAHFLEHLAFKGTKNRSQKGIELEIENIGSHLNAYTSRENTVYYAKSLKEDIPKAVDILSDILTRSVLDPEAIERERDVIIRESEEVDKMYDEVVFDHLHEVTYKDQPLGRTILGPIKNIQSITRDDLSKYITDNYKGDRMVLAGAGAVDHEKLVEYAQRCFGHLGKSTSPVPLGSPRGPLPVFNRGERLIEEKTLPTTHIAISLEGVSWSAPDYFIGLATQAIIGNWDRALGAGTNSPSPLAVAASNKGILANSYMSFSTSYADSGLWGMYLVLDSKEHDAKKIIDEIIKEWRRIKSGNISDVEVNRAKAQLKAALLLSLDGTTAIVEDMGRQFVTTGKRLSPEEVFEKVNQITKDDIVKWANYRLQDKPVSMVALGNIKTVPGISYIEEKLNK
- the RAD34 gene encoding Rad34p (similar to Saccharomyces cerevisiae RAD34 (YDR314C); ancestral locus Anc_5.340); protein product: MGERPKIINGIDDIRIMAKNKKTNRDILVIFFMIILKNILPKECKLSLCFALPTPDYGIMGSKLHWQMRTGTGQVPNRFDTDLLKPNFWIELVLPYATDEIYIMDPVVLIGEKEMVKKYKRSEPVLNLYPTWSFKTTVNQVFKYVVSIDSVTGLLQDVSARYVPNLCYAYFDNSVWSPYLQSKNYCAFIFFRKVIDTINRNNKVLPTERDKTFQHNVMHKIAMNNYTLPKTLADVKRSNNFIIPSLLKSTEAIQDRASPVGTFHYGQQMKLKEHIYWRKDVQQLKSRQHWAILGRSVKSDVKPLKQKKYIPMKNRKRPKLEMYEIKELYSFEQTINTPKYPSHYRDQDGKFSKITDPRYYKNKFNHIEIYSEDIKPDGFKLISLNEPTDIKGSIHRFNRVQRKNSKDIIYYLDVVSGFDFKQKKGSAVPVVESILVNENDYEKIQVFLEKRQELTSLQLWDTLIRKAQLKETLNIRYGHISQKPYDE